Within Coregonus clupeaformis isolate EN_2021a chromosome 20, ASM2061545v1, whole genome shotgun sequence, the genomic segment TTGAGCCCTGGCAACAACATCATTGGAATAGTCCTTTCCAGTGGTGTTCTCATCCACATTCGCATATAGCGAACCGATCGCTCCATCCCCCTGGTTGTAGGCCGCAATTCCCCCTGAAAAGTAACAATCATGGCCGGATAACCAACCAGGCATGCAGTGCAGTTGATTTTGTTAGAATTGTTCAGCATTGTATTCCCCCCACCCAGCAAGTATCTATCAACTATCAAGCTTTGTACCTTTCAGCTGCTGCTCCGTGGTCCATTCAGGACGCTTGTCTTGGATTATTTTGATGAAATCAATTAGAATCTCAGTGGCGTGTGCAAGATGATCCTTACTGTCCCATTTACCAATTATCTTGTGGTTGCCACCATTTGGGTTAACATCAACCTAGGAAATATATTATGTAAATCAATGGACAGTACTTCATTTATGTTGTAATGCCATTCAAACATGTCATTCAGCATCAAACCATAAAGGTAATGGAAACATAAATAGTTTCAATGGCTTTATTAATCTGTATAAACTCAATTTATCACAAATCCAGataccaactcagtggccttgtggttagagttTCTGCCCTAAGATTGGAAGGTTGCAAGTTTGATAGCAGGTCGAGTCATACTAAAAATgtatctctgcttggcactcagcattaaggaaaTAGATTGGGGGTAAGACCATGTGATAAACTAGCATCCTGTTCAGGGGGTGTACGTTTACATCAACCTGCCTCATGCTACAGACACAGGAGATATGCTGTTCTGGCTCGCTCGTGCATGGCTACTAAAGCGTACCAGCCGAAAGAGTTTACGCATATATTGTGATGTTCTTTCGGCTGTTCGAGAGCACCATTTTTTTTCTTGAGGCTTGTCCAAGTTCggaagccgaagtctacgccacttcgtcggtgattggtcaacagtagggattcttcaatgtagTGTTTGTTGACATTCAACGACAGACTACTAGTTTTCATGCAacatttttcacttgagaaatactgcaccaaacatcttagttagatgtaaaataagacctctgcaaaaacgtcaaaattaattacagatttcttgagttatcttagattcattcagactattttgaggaagtgtactgGTTACACCGTCTCAAGAGGGACGTACAATAATATTGctgcttttttccctcatttttcaagcgaaggtacagtactagtcaaaagtttggacacacctactcattcaagggtttttctttattttttgactattttctacattgtagaataatagtgaagacatcaaaactatgaaataacacatatggaatcatgtaggaaccaaaaaagtgttaaacaaatcaaaatatatgttatatttgagattcttcaaagtagccaccctttgccttgatgacagctttgcacacgtgacattctctcaaccagcttcatgaggtagtcacctggaatgcatttcaattaacaggtgtgccttgttaaaagttaatttgtggagtttCACGTTTGAGCGaataagttgtgttgtgacaaggtagggggggggtatacagaagatagccctatttggtaaaagaccaagtccatattatggcaagaacagctcaaataagcaaagataaacgacagtccatcattactttaagacatgaaggtcagtcaatccggacaatttcaagaactttgaatgtttcttcaagtgcagtcgcaaaaaccatcaagcgctatggtgaaactggctctcatgaggaccgccacaggaaaggaagacccagagttacctctgctgcagaggataagttcattagagttaccagcctcagaaattgcagcccaagtaaatgcttcacagagttcaagtaacagacacatctcaacaccaactgttcagaagagactgcgtgaatcaagccttcatggtcgaattgcagcaaagaaaccaatactaaaggacaccaataagaagaagagacttgcttggtccaagaaacacgagcaatgggcattagactggtggaaatctgtcctttggtctgatgagttcaaatttgagatttttggttccaaccgccgtgtctttgtgagacgcagagtaggtgaacggattatctccgcatgtgtggttcccaccgtgaagcatggaggaggaggtgtgatggtgtgggggtgctttgctggtgacactgtctgtgatctatttagaattcaaggcacacgtgaccagcatggctaccacagcattctgcagcgatacgccatcccatctggtttgcgcttagtgggactatcatttgtttttcaacaggacaatgacccaaaacacacctccaggctgtgtaagggctatttgaccaagaaggagagtgatgagtgctgcatcagatgacctggcctccacaatcacccgacctccaccctattgagatggttttggatgagttgaacaacagagtgaaggaaaagcagccaacgtgctcaacatatgtgggaactccttcaagactgttgggaaagcattccaggtgaagctggttgagagaatgccaagagtgtgcaaagctgtcatcaaggcaaagggtggcttctttgaagaatctaaaatatattttgatttgtttaaaactttaaATCATGATTCATATGtggtttttcatagttttgatatcttcactattattctacaatgtagaaaatagtaaaaataaagaaaaacccttgaatgagtaggtgtgtccaaacttttgactggtactgtattttaagGGAATATGCAAGCACATACATTCACTTCGCCTAGCTGacttctgctaggagcaaaccaaaCCTATGTATGCGGAATCCTTTAGGCCGGAATTCAATCCGATCATGAGTTATAGACATCGCGGTTTTTAAAGGAAGTGTTCCCGCATTCGTGGAGAtcccattcacggtaaacgctacATATGACGGCTAATCGGAAATTGCCTATAAAAGCTGCAGTGCCTATAACATGCGATCATATTGAATCCTGGCCTTACTCTCAAATCCAGGTCCCAGGGTCCACCACCCTGCTGGTTTTCATTCTTCCCACCAGCGAACCAGGGGCCTCGTTTATAAAATTGGCTTTTAAATGTCTATACACACTAAGTTGTAAATTGCATATTATCATTTCAAGTTCAAGATTTATAAATCACAATGTTGGTGTAGATTTTGACATAAGCCTCACACAATTTACGATCAAATCTGTGCGCACAAATGtgtgataaatgaggccccaggtgaGTGGAATCTCTGTCAAATCATCGACTTTAATCAGTCAacctataataaaaataaaaaagtaatctATTGTAGTACCGAGGCTCAGATTTGAGTAGACCATACAAATATACTTGACACTGGCCAGTTTTCAATCCGAAACCTATGGCAAGATTGACATTTACaagtaatttccaattgagctgACATGGTGGTAACATTGCATTGTCAACGAGCTCAGATTGAATCCCAGCCACTGTTTCTTTAACACAGAGTTTAGACAAAGACATTGAATTATTTTGCCATCAGTGTCCCTGAAAGAAATTAGATGCATGATGACTCTGCAACCGATGAATAAGTTACACATAATCTGAGTGCCTACCTGCATTAGCCCAAAGCCGTTTCCATAGTCCCCCCAGCCTTGGTCTGGGACGATTGGTGGGGACGGGTTACGTATTAATCTCCCACCTCTGGTCTCTCTTGAGATGATGCCACAGATGAGAGCTGGGGCTATTTCATACTTTTCCCCCACCTCTTTGATGATGTCAATGTAGTTATTTATGTCATCCTTGTCATACTCTGCCATTCTCTGAGATGCATACACCCCTTTATAACCTGTTGTAAAGTAAATGTGTTTTCAGTATTTTTTTGAATGAGATGGATGTATGGATTAGTATTGATTATGTAGGCTCTGTTCGTTTCATAGACCACATACCTCTAGCATGTCCGTCAGCATATGCTGTCTCCTTAGAGGCACCAGTAGTTTCAACCTCCATAATGTTTCCATAACGAGAATCAGAGCTTCCTATCACAACAAGACAAACACAAGCTGAGGTGAACTTCCCTGTTGTAGGGTAATAGGCCTATGCCAAAATACAACAGATATTTTATTTCCTAAATATTTTCCAACTACTTAACACAGTACACTATTTGAAAAAATAACAAAGCTCACCCATGTTGATGTTTAATCTTCAAATTCTTGAAATGATCAACTAAGCCCATCAGGGAGCAGCATAAATGTGACCGTTTGTTAACTGAACCAACGTTCGCAAAATGCGGTCAAGCCATTCGTTCTTCAGTTTCCGCCTGAATTTTTGTGCACGAATACACAACACTTTACGGTATCGCGTGTTTCTGGTAGGGGAAACTGAGTCGAATGCACTCTCATGATTTACTAAAAAACATATCAAGCTCactgttacgttccccagcaagacAACCAAAAATGTGGTCGCTCATACAGGAGGGGGAACTAACAAataaaacgaaacaggtggtgttttaggaggggttctgaaagacactcatgggggtgtccactgaaagttgactagcaacaacagcTGGGActtaaaagacacccaccatgagcaccCACTAAATTTGCCCCCTAAGAAG encodes:
- the LOC121532643 gene encoding lysozyme g, producing MGSSDSRYGNIMEVETTGASKETAYADGHARGYKGVYASQRMAEYDKDDINNYIDIIKEVGEKYEIAPALICGIISRETRGGRLIRNPSPPIVPDQGWGDYGNGFGLMQVDVNPNGGNHKIIGKWDSKDHLAHATEILIDFIKIIQDKRPEWTTEQQLKGGIAAYNQGDGAIGSLYANVDENTTGKDYSNDVVARAQWYHNNLV